A stretch of Paucidesulfovibrio gracilis DSM 16080 DNA encodes these proteins:
- a CDS encoding septal ring lytic transglycosylase RlpA family protein, with product MQRSAVLLVLTLVLGLSGCATVDRVLSRPAPSRHGTATRSPDVTPGRQYAPKTKPYTVMGKRYYPLRTAAGYDEVGIASWYGRDFHGKPTASGDIYDMHKMTAAHKTLPLGTVVRVTNLENGQRVNLLVNDRGPFVGTRIIDLSYAAAQALGSDRKGLARVRVQAVGTATARGTIPTATVPQRGNPAPPPQPTAQVRETQYAIQVGAFRDRSNADKVLRHLRSKGFSQAHVAARRTSRGTLHLVRVRAGSKTQARHALERVRIYYPSSFVTS from the coding sequence ATGCAACGATCCGCTGTTCTACTCGTTCTTACGCTGGTGCTCGGGCTTTCCGGCTGTGCCACCGTGGACCGGGTACTCAGCCGACCCGCTCCCTCGCGTCACGGGACAGCAACACGCTCCCCGGACGTTACACCAGGTCGGCAGTACGCACCAAAGACCAAACCGTACACCGTCATGGGCAAACGCTACTACCCGCTCCGAACAGCCGCGGGGTATGACGAAGTGGGCATAGCCTCCTGGTACGGACGGGACTTTCACGGAAAGCCCACGGCCAGTGGTGACATCTATGATATGCACAAGATGACCGCCGCGCACAAGACCCTGCCGCTAGGAACCGTGGTCCGCGTGACCAATCTGGAAAACGGACAGCGGGTCAACCTGCTGGTGAACGATCGGGGTCCATTCGTGGGTACCCGGATCATCGACCTGTCCTATGCTGCGGCCCAGGCGCTGGGCAGCGACCGCAAAGGCCTGGCAAGGGTTCGCGTGCAGGCCGTGGGTACGGCCACAGCGCGCGGCACCATTCCCACCGCCACTGTGCCGCAACGGGGCAACCCGGCTCCCCCGCCCCAACCCACCGCGCAGGTCCGGGAAACACAGTACGCAATCCAGGTGGGCGCCTTTCGGGACAGAAGCAATGCGGACAAGGTGCTGCGCCATCTGCGCAGTAAAGGCTTTTCCCAGGCCCATGTCGCAGCCAGACGCACCAGCCGAGGAACGTTGCATCTGGTCCGCGTCCGCGCAGGCAGCAAAACCCAGGCAAGGCATGCCTTGGAACGGGTCCGCATCTACTACCCTTCCAGCTTCGTCACGTCCTGA
- a CDS encoding PAS domain-containing hybrid sensor histidine kinase/response regulator, whose protein sequence is MSSKPETVERELRELRRQFRELEREHQVLSEKYERTRAREKAKERLGDISTQAVVSFTSSGNVARCNMAFATLLGAVPEALTGSDLRSELSSAALQRLHTLLDTIQRQGESRGNPWSVEPRDGPSVWLLLDGVFLGGDPEQGTVYCALRPAPGDDATQSLLEDTSHFRTMFYEDPAIRLLIDPERQEIVDANNAAVEFYGYNRQEFQGLPLSSVNPLMKRGLDRALERTRESSRKHFRFKHILKNGEIREVDVFSGPLEMQGRKFVYSVVHDATEWRRAERRLREYSALLSGIMQNSAPMIYAKDRAGRFIYCNVSMCNYLERPQEEILGRTDRELFPEDRAREHRRWDWMTMETGEASTHEVLVWHEDREYYWMVTKFPMRDERQRIFGVCGISTDITERRVAEREVEAMNQQLAAVNEQLLASNEEMQGEVERRRLMEQELREREAQVRGILRAAPVGIGMQRNGVVRWSNEQLAHMLGHTREELDGMSAAKLYPSDAEHARIQRFKEEQLGSHGSSSVETRLRHRDGFELDVLLSFSSLRSGEPDEGVIFSALDVTERNRFVRELERTRDAAEVASRAKGEFVANMSHEIRTPLNGIMGMLQLMGITALTEEQKEYVDTALDSARGLMSVLNDILDFSLIESGKLVLRREPFHLREYLQPVVVMFREQAASKGLDFVLDIHPDVPEGLSGDPGRLRQVLFNILGNAIKFTHEGEVRLSIYPMERPSAMRRAGLLMAVEDTGIGVPEDKLERVFDTFTQADGSHTRDYQGTGLGLAIVRRLLQIMGGEVTMTSRLGKGTTVWFCVPLDIRRSGSVQERDAHHLESAPWRVLVVEDNRVNRVMLQRFLKKLGATVTAVENGKHALDSLALDTFDVVLMDVQMPVMDGIAATRAIRAGKAGPRNRDVPIAALTAHAMSGDRDRFLDSGMDDYLAKPVSLESLARLIQRLTGKASGQGAPN, encoded by the coding sequence ATGAGTAGCAAGCCGGAAACAGTGGAGCGTGAGCTTCGCGAATTGCGCCGACAATTTCGTGAGCTTGAGCGCGAGCACCAGGTCTTGTCGGAAAAGTACGAACGGACTCGGGCAAGGGAAAAGGCCAAGGAACGTCTTGGTGATATTTCCACCCAGGCCGTGGTTTCGTTTACGTCTTCCGGGAATGTGGCGCGGTGCAACATGGCCTTTGCGACCTTGCTGGGAGCTGTTCCCGAAGCACTGACCGGCAGTGATCTGCGATCCGAGCTTTCCTCTGCGGCCTTGCAGCGTCTGCATACGTTGCTGGACACGATTCAACGGCAGGGCGAGTCCCGAGGGAATCCCTGGAGTGTTGAGCCGCGGGATGGACCTTCTGTTTGGTTATTGCTGGACGGCGTGTTTCTGGGCGGCGATCCCGAACAGGGGACCGTGTATTGCGCGCTTCGCCCGGCGCCAGGGGATGACGCCACGCAGTCCCTACTGGAAGATACCTCGCATTTCCGCACCATGTTTTATGAAGATCCCGCCATCCGGCTGCTTATTGATCCGGAACGGCAAGAGATCGTGGACGCCAACAATGCGGCGGTTGAATTCTACGGGTACAACCGCCAGGAGTTTCAGGGACTTCCGCTCAGTTCCGTCAACCCGCTGATGAAGCGAGGGCTGGATCGCGCCCTGGAGCGGACGCGGGAAAGCAGTCGCAAGCATTTTCGGTTCAAGCACATCCTGAAAAACGGAGAAATCCGGGAAGTTGACGTGTTCAGCGGTCCACTGGAGATGCAGGGACGAAAATTCGTGTATTCCGTGGTGCATGATGCAACGGAGTGGCGGCGCGCAGAACGCCGTTTGCGGGAGTACTCGGCCCTGCTTTCGGGCATCATGCAGAATTCCGCGCCCATGATCTACGCCAAGGATCGGGCCGGTCGTTTTATTTATTGCAACGTGAGCATGTGCAACTACCTGGAGCGGCCGCAGGAAGAGATTCTCGGCCGGACCGACAGGGAGCTTTTTCCCGAGGACCGCGCCAGGGAGCACCGGCGCTGGGACTGGATGACCATGGAAACGGGCGAGGCATCCACTCATGAGGTGTTGGTCTGGCACGAGGATCGCGAATACTATTGGATGGTCACCAAGTTTCCCATGCGGGATGAACGGCAGCGGATTTTTGGAGTTTGCGGCATTTCCACGGACATTACCGAACGCCGGGTTGCCGAGCGCGAAGTGGAGGCCATGAACCAGCAGTTGGCTGCGGTGAATGAGCAGTTGCTCGCCTCTAATGAGGAAATGCAGGGCGAGGTGGAGCGACGGCGGCTCATGGAACAGGAACTGCGCGAACGCGAGGCCCAGGTGCGGGGGATTCTTCGGGCCGCTCCCGTGGGCATCGGCATGCAGCGCAACGGTGTTGTGCGGTGGAGCAATGAACAGCTTGCGCACATGCTGGGACATACCCGCGAGGAACTGGACGGCATGTCTGCGGCAAAGCTGTATCCGTCCGATGCGGAGCACGCCAGGATACAGCGGTTCAAAGAGGAGCAGCTTGGGTCGCATGGCAGCAGCTCCGTGGAAACCAGGCTTCGGCATCGGGATGGATTCGAGCTGGACGTGTTGCTCAGCTTTTCCAGTCTCCGGTCCGGGGAACCGGACGAGGGGGTGATTTTTTCCGCCCTGGACGTGACCGAGCGCAATCGATTCGTCCGGGAATTGGAGCGCACGCGCGATGCCGCCGAGGTTGCCTCGCGTGCCAAGGGGGAATTCGTGGCCAATATGAGTCACGAAATTCGGACCCCGCTCAACGGGATCATGGGCATGCTCCAGCTCATGGGCATCACAGCGCTCACCGAAGAACAGAAAGAGTACGTGGACACGGCACTGGATTCGGCCCGGGGACTGATGAGCGTGCTCAACGACATTCTGGATTTTTCCCTCATCGAGTCGGGCAAGCTGGTTTTGCGGCGGGAGCCGTTTCATCTGCGGGAATACCTCCAGCCCGTGGTGGTCATGTTCCGGGAGCAGGCCGCATCCAAGGGGCTGGATTTCGTGTTGGACATTCATCCGGATGTGCCGGAGGGGCTTTCCGGCGACCCCGGCAGATTGCGCCAGGTGCTGTTCAATATTCTCGGAAACGCCATCAAGTTCACGCATGAAGGAGAGGTGCGCCTCTCCATTTATCCAATGGAACGTCCCTCGGCAATGCGCCGCGCCGGATTGCTCATGGCGGTGGAAGACACGGGCATCGGTGTGCCGGAAGATAAGCTGGAGCGCGTGTTCGACACCTTTACCCAGGCGGACGGATCCCACACCAGGGACTACCAGGGTACGGGATTGGGATTGGCCATTGTGCGGCGGCTGTTGCAAATCATGGGCGGAGAGGTGACCATGACCAGCCGTCTGGGCAAGGGTACCACGGTGTGGTTCTGCGTGCCTTTGGATATTCGTCGGTCCGGTTCGGTTCAGGAACGGGATGCACATCATCTGGAATCGGCGCCCTGGCGGGTGCTCGTGGTGGAGGATAACCGGGTCAACCGTGTCATGCTTCAACGGTTTTTGAAGAAGCTCGGCGCCACGGTCACGGCCGTGGAAAACGGCAAACACGCTTTGGATTCTTTGGCTCTGGACACGTTTGACGTGGTGCTCATGGACGTGCAAATGCCGGTCATGGACGGCATTGCCGCTACCCGGGCCATCCGGGCGGGCAAGGCCGGGCCGCGGAACAGGGACGTTCCCATTGCCGCGCTCACGGCGCACGCCATGAGCGGTGATCGCGATCGGTTCCTGGACTCGGGCATGGACGACTATTTGGCCAAGCCCGTCAGTCTGGAGTCGCTGGCCCGCCTGATCCAGCGTTTGACAGGCAAGGCTTCCGGCCAGGGTGCGCCGAACTGA
- a CDS encoding glycosyltransferase has product MSKNLRILFVHKNPCARAYKEAVALTGLGHSIDIACEKNDQHPDITQYIDTIYKYADYDQLAEIIRKDCWDIVHCHNEPNMPTVVATQNASNCPVVYDCHDVTGLRQQLDPERRENERRCFEESDGVIMVTNTLVDVISKRYNVDNIIALPCYCLVENVPRVQRKKLPGNHLVYQGMILDSGIHPLEYRNYYPFFKAMVEKGIHVHVYCSIFNPKVLSSYIHLDQSTTFFHFHQQVPYEQLLDELGQYQWGLAAFNIEDIHEKDKLLFLNSILPNKLFDYIFSGACPIVMNNATAGKWCEKHGVGYHVHSLDEMLDVLLNSPPIAPVDDLSLISMEKHIRAVEEFYFKLLQE; this is encoded by the coding sequence ATGAGTAAGAACCTCAGGATTCTATTCGTCCACAAAAATCCTTGCGCCCGAGCCTACAAGGAAGCCGTGGCCCTGACTGGATTGGGGCACAGCATAGATATTGCTTGCGAAAAAAATGATCAGCATCCTGACATCACCCAGTATATAGATACAATATATAAATATGCGGATTATGATCAACTCGCCGAAATTATACGCAAAGACTGCTGGGACATCGTTCACTGCCACAACGAGCCGAACATGCCGACCGTGGTGGCAACACAAAACGCCAGCAACTGCCCTGTCGTCTATGACTGCCACGATGTGACCGGATTACGCCAGCAGCTTGACCCAGAAAGGCGCGAGAACGAACGACGCTGCTTTGAGGAAAGCGACGGCGTGATCATGGTTACGAATACGTTGGTGGACGTGATTAGCAAGCGTTATAATGTTGACAACATTATTGCATTGCCATGCTATTGCCTTGTGGAAAATGTTCCACGTGTACAACGTAAAAAGTTGCCGGGAAATCACCTTGTATATCAAGGTATGATCTTGGATAGCGGTATACATCCATTAGAATATAGGAATTACTATCCATTTTTCAAAGCCATGGTGGAGAAGGGCATCCATGTACACGTTTACTGCTCTATCTTTAATCCAAAAGTATTATCCTCATATATCCACCTTGATCAATCCACAACATTCTTCCATTTCCACCAACAGGTTCCATATGAACAATTACTGGACGAACTGGGTCAATACCAATGGGGTCTAGCTGCCTTTAATATCGAAGATATTCATGAAAAAGACAAACTTCTTTTTCTCAACAGCATTTTGCCAAACAAATTATTCGACTACATTTTTTCCGGGGCTTGCCCGATAGTTATGAATAATGCAACAGCTGGAAAGTGGTGTGAGAAACACGGTGTAGGATACCATGTGCATTCATTGGATGAAATGCTTGATGTTCTGCTCAACAGCCCTCCCATCGCACCGGTTGACGACCTCTCTTTAATCAGCATGGAGAAACATATTCGTGCTGTAGAAGAGTTCTATTTCAAACTGCTGCAGGAATAG
- the wecB gene encoding non-hydrolyzing UDP-N-acetylglucosamine 2-epimerase, translating to MYTVHLVIAARPNIMKVAPVYHALSCKENFSVTLLHTGQHYDPCLSDQLLAELSLPAPQHNFAVGSGSHAHQTAGVLTAYEDFLQETKPDICIVAGDVNSTLACALAAVKLHIPVAHIESGLRSRDRTMPEEINRILTDQLASILWSPSADADANLRSEGIPPEKISRVGNCMIDSLVHLLPSIRKRAAWKSYAARPQSYSVVTLHRPANVDSPQRLYNIIKGLCSLADETQIIFPVHPRTVESLKRLNYHKLLSSHPSIVLIAPLGYLDFLSLVESAATIITDSGGIQEETSYLGIPCLTLRPNTERPITCTMGTNQLVEPNQLPEIYAQTIATTRSAPPKIPLWDGNAGIRIAQDLQNRLDSGIAI from the coding sequence ATGTATACTGTACACCTTGTCATCGCAGCACGACCAAACATCATGAAGGTTGCACCTGTTTACCATGCCCTGAGCTGCAAAGAAAATTTTTCCGTCACCCTGCTCCATACAGGGCAGCACTATGACCCGTGCCTTTCTGATCAGCTGCTCGCGGAGTTGTCTCTGCCAGCCCCACAACACAACTTTGCCGTCGGCTCAGGCAGCCATGCCCATCAAACGGCCGGTGTATTGACGGCCTACGAAGACTTTCTCCAAGAAACCAAACCCGACATCTGCATTGTCGCAGGTGATGTCAATTCAACATTGGCCTGTGCCCTAGCCGCTGTAAAGCTCCACATCCCTGTCGCTCACATCGAGTCAGGACTGCGCAGCAGGGACAGAACAATGCCGGAAGAAATTAACCGCATTCTGACAGACCAACTAGCATCCATTCTTTGGTCCCCTTCTGCAGATGCCGACGCGAATCTCCGTTCTGAAGGGATACCCCCGGAGAAAATTTCCCGCGTGGGGAACTGCATGATCGACTCGCTGGTTCACCTGCTCCCCAGCATCCGAAAAAGAGCCGCATGGAAATCGTATGCCGCACGACCTCAGTCCTACAGCGTGGTCACTCTGCATCGGCCTGCCAATGTGGACTCTCCGCAAAGACTCTACAATATCATAAAAGGACTCTGCTCCCTTGCCGACGAAACACAAATCATCTTTCCTGTTCACCCAAGAACCGTAGAGAGCCTGAAACGACTCAATTATCACAAACTCTTAAGTAGCCATCCCTCAATCGTTTTGATCGCCCCCTTGGGGTATCTTGATTTTCTTTCCTTGGTGGAGTCTGCCGCCACGATAATCACCGACTCTGGCGGAATTCAGGAAGAAACCTCATACCTTGGCATACCGTGTCTGACCTTGCGGCCGAACACTGAGCGGCCAATCACCTGCACAATGGGAACAAACCAGCTTGTCGAGCCAAACCAATTACCTGAAATATATGCACAGACAATCGCAACAACACGAAGCGCCCCCCCCAAAATCCCCTTATGGGACGGAAATGCCGGCATAAGAATTGCTCAAGACTTACAGAACCGTTTAGATTCCGGCATAGCAATCTGA
- a CDS encoding chemotaxis protein produces MSRRSILLESGTNELEIVEFYMTEEPRVEGGASVSTYYGINVAKVLEILRVPELTDLPEISHPAVLGAFTLRDRIIPLVDLGKWLRKKLVPSEAAKVIVTEFNKTSTAFLVSGVTRIHRLSWEDVESPNLYVSSLASNSITGVVKIEGRIIYLLDMEKIVADLCPERCDPVQEAEDVREALSRRGARVLVVDDSLLARGMMRDHLTQAGVRVTQAKNGREALERLLSWAKEAAKRGEPLSHYVHAVVSDVEMPVMDGHSLTKQIKERSELRELPVLLCSSIVSENLEHKGQAVGADAQLSKADMAQLPEVLLELLS; encoded by the coding sequence ATGTCGCGTCGCAGTATCCTGCTGGAGTCCGGTACTAACGAGCTTGAAATCGTTGAGTTTTATATGACCGAGGAACCACGCGTGGAAGGCGGGGCTTCGGTCAGCACCTACTATGGCATCAATGTGGCCAAGGTGCTGGAGATTCTTCGTGTGCCGGAACTGACGGACCTGCCCGAAATTTCCCATCCAGCCGTCCTTGGAGCCTTTACCCTGCGGGATCGGATCATCCCACTGGTGGATCTGGGAAAATGGCTCCGCAAAAAGCTGGTTCCTTCCGAGGCAGCCAAGGTGATTGTCACGGAATTCAATAAGACCAGCACGGCCTTTCTGGTATCCGGGGTAACGCGTATTCACCGGCTCAGTTGGGAGGATGTGGAGTCACCCAACCTGTATGTTTCGAGTCTGGCATCCAATTCCATCACCGGTGTGGTCAAGATCGAGGGCCGGATCATTTATTTGTTGGATATGGAAAAGATCGTGGCGGACCTTTGCCCGGAACGGTGTGATCCGGTTCAGGAGGCCGAGGACGTACGCGAGGCGTTGTCCCGGCGTGGGGCGCGGGTGTTGGTGGTGGATGATTCCCTGCTGGCCCGCGGCATGATGCGTGATCACCTGACCCAGGCCGGGGTGCGCGTCACCCAGGCCAAAAATGGGCGAGAGGCGTTGGAACGATTGCTTTCCTGGGCCAAGGAAGCCGCAAAGCGGGGTGAGCCTTTGTCCCACTATGTGCATGCCGTGGTTTCGGACGTGGAAATGCCGGTCATGGACGGGCATAGCCTGACAAAACAGATCAAAGAGCGTTCGGAGTTGCGGGAACTGCCCGTGCTGCTCTGTTCGTCCATCGTGTCTGAAAACCTGGAGCATAAGGGGCAGGCCGTGGGGGCCGATGCCCAGCTTTCCAAGGCGGACATGGCGCAGCTGCCCGAAGTGCTGCTGGAACTTCTTTCCTGA